A stretch of DNA from Bradyrhizobium algeriense:
AGGATGCCGCTCAGCAGAGCAAGGACCGGCCGGCCGCCGCGAGCGAAACCACGCGCACACAGACCCAGACCAGCCAGACGCAGAGCCAGCAGTCGGGGATCTCGACCGACAAGCAGGTTCGCATTTCCGAGACGTTGACCCGCGAGCGGCTCGCGCCGCCGCAGCGCAATCTCAATGTCGCGATCCGGGTCGGCGAACGGATTCCGCGGAACGTGCGCGTCCAACGGCTGCCGGCTGCCATCGTCGCGATTGAGCCGGCGTATCGCGGTTATGATTACTTCACGACCGAAGAGGAAATCGTGATCATCGAACCCGGCACGCAGCGGATCGTAAGCCATGTCCCGCGAGACGCGTCGCGCATTCGCGCCGCGGGCGGTGAGACCGGAAGTGGACGTGCGGCCGACGCTATGGCCCAGGCCGGCGGTGCGCCTTGCCGTATCATGCGCCGGGATACCGCGGGCAATATCACCGAAGTCTCGCCCACGACAGTTGGTTCGACCGCACCGCAGGATTCGATCAGCGTCACCGTTCGTGCGCCGGGCGGCGGCGGGTCGACAAACCCGATTGCATTGGGTGCATCCGATGGACAAATCGTGGTCGCAATGCAAGGCGGTGATTGCACCGTAACGATTGAGCCGCAGACGCGATAGTGAAGCGAAACGGCATCATCACGCCGATCATCGTCGAGCAAGAGAAAGTGCGGCACGCGTGCCGCATTTTCTTCAGATGCAGCTTCACCCCTCCGCCACCGCCTCGCTCCACGGCTGGAACACCTCGGTCGCACCGCTGTTGGTGTCGCCGTCGCGCAGTACGATGCTGGGGCAGGCGAATTTCATTGGCAGGGTCTGGATGCGGGCTTCCTCGTAGTCGAAGCGCTCGCGTAACGCTTCGCGCGCGGCCTGCGGCAGGCGAACATCGCCGATCACCACGGCGCCTTCGCTGGCGTCGATGCGGGGCTGGTGGATCACCGCGTCGAGGTCCATGCCGTAATCCATCACAAAAGACAAAAGCTGGCTCACCGCCGGCAGGATGCGCCGGCCGCCGGACGCGCCGATGGCGGCGCGGCGGCCATCACTGGCCTGCGCCAGCACCGGTGTGTAATTGGTCAGGCAGCGCTTGCCCGGCGCCAGCGAGTTCGGCGCGCCCGGGCTCGGGTCGAACCACATGATGCCATTGTTCATGGTGATACCGGTCTGGCCGGATACGAATCTGGAGCCGAAGGACGACAGCA
This window harbors:
- a CDS encoding DUF1236 domain-containing protein — encoded protein: MRKQLLLSTGIVCLMLAPGLSYGQAPTGRSEEPKQMQPSGAGKGAASQERGAERAQERAKGGEQKAQGAMGREERGTGSRQAGEKGKAATPGADRPTAASDDSKRGRGEDARPAARAQDSRQGGREGKDAKGSAEMKRDGAGGKSSVESEKTKGGTAASQKEREGTATTQKEPSRDQRGETSKDAAQQSKDRPAAASETTRTQTQTSQTQSQQSGISTDKQVRISETLTRERLAPPQRNLNVAIRVGERIPRNVRVQRLPAAIVAIEPAYRGYDYFTTEEEIVIIEPGTQRIVSHVPRDASRIRAAGGETGSGRAADAMAQAGGAPCRIMRRDTAGNITEVSPTTVGSTAPQDSISVTVRAPGGGGSTNPIALGASDGQIVVAMQGGDCTVTIEPQTR